A portion of the Scleropages formosus chromosome 15, fSclFor1.1, whole genome shotgun sequence genome contains these proteins:
- the LOC108919441 gene encoding transmembrane protein 151B: MLSPELDSGTAAEDGAADAAGTMDASEEQWPIKQSLSASMCRETHWRCLLLSLLMYGCLGAVAWCHLTRESKLSFDSSATSSLTASMSSPRSGGMRGRSMIYHESPCSDGYVYIPLAFLLMLYVVYLVECWHCQARSELQCKVDVDSVYERVLRMRQAQPCVWWKAISYHFVRRTRQVTRYRNGDAYTTTQVYHERVNTHVAEGEFDYGHCGVKDVSRDLRGLEGHPATRLCFTKCFSFAGTAPENAYLNQRARFFSEIEGLDDYMEAREGMQLKNVDFKEHLIAYVDPERLPWYVSHVAFWLAALLMLSWPLRVFTEYRTAYVHYHVEKLFGLEYTNSSPSLSGDELPRQNGRYSLLRAETVDSTELEWHIRSNRQLIPSYSEAMLMDLGGSGSGSGRIGSSSCFLRESYVTRSYGTLIQDCEHCSQFQSRREQAVSSSCSSIFSPHASQLSLDTSRFSLCRMHGSRCTMGLWRSQSSTLTDHCCLDEQCCHSYSSQLALNENPPTYWDAHFFPVLIVHQPEGCGNSTEMHRYYICRGSCCLETSL, translated from the exons ATGTTGTCTCCCGAGCTGGACAGTGGCACTGCCGCGGAAGACGGAGCCGCGGACGCTGCGGGCACCATGGACGCCTCGGAGGAG CAGTGGCCCATAAAGCAGTCCCTCAGTGCCTCCATGTGCCGCGAGACCCACTGGCGCTGCCTGCTCCTCTCACTACTCATGTATGGGTGCCTAGGAGCTGTGGCCTGGTGCCACCTCACTCGAGAGAGCAAGCTCAGCTTCGATTCTTCTGCCACCTCATCCCTAACAGCATCTATGTCCTCCCCCCGCAGTGGCGGCATGAGGGGCCGTTCTATGATCTACCACGAGAGCCCTTGCTCTGATGGCTATGTCTACATACCACTGGCCTTCCTGCTGATGCTCTATGTTGTGTACCTAGTGGAGTGCTGGCACTGCCAAGCACGAAGCGAGCTACAGTGTAAGGTTGATGTGGACAGCGTGTACGAGCGGGTGTTGCGCATGCGGCAAGCCCAGCCATGTGTCTGGTGGAAGGCCATCAGCTACCACTTTGTCCGGAGAACGAGGCAGGTCACACGTTACCGCAACGGAGATGCCTACACCACCACACAAGTGTACCATGAGCGTGTCAATACACATGTGGCTGAAGGAGAGTTTGACTACGGCCACTGTGGAGTTAAGGATGTATCACGGGACCTGCGAGGCCTTGAGGGGCACCCAGCGACCCGACTGTGCTTCACCAAGTGCTTCAGCTTTGCTGGTACTGCTCCAGAGAATGCTTACCTCAACCAGCGAGCCAGATTCTTCTCTGAAATTGAGGGCCTAGATGACTATATGGAGGCACGGGAGGGGATGCAGCTCAAGAATGTGGACTTCAAGGAACACCTGATAGCTTATGTGGACCCTGAACGGCTACCCTGGTATGTGTCCCATGTGGCTTTCTGGCTGGCTGCACTGCTCATGTTGTCCTGGCCTCTTCGAGTCTTCACTGAGTATCGCACAGCGTATGTACATTACCATGTAGAGAAGCTCTTTGGTCTGGAATACACTAACAGTAGTCCTTCTCTCTCTGGGGATGAACTGCCCAGACAAAATGGTAGGTACAGCCTTCTTCGGGCAGAAACAGTAGACAGCACAGAGCTGGAGTGGCACATTCGATCCAACCGCCAACTGATACCGAGCTACTCTGAAGCCATGCTGATGGACCTCGGTGGCTCAGGCTCTGGTTCAGGGAGGATTGgttcctccagctgcttcctGCGGGAGAGCTATGTAACCCGCAGCTATGGGACACTGATCCAGGACTGTGAGCATTGTTCCCAGTTCCAGAGCAGGAGAGAGCAGGCAGTCAGCTCCAGCTGCTCATCAATCTTCTCTCCGCATGCCTCTCAACTGTCCCTTGATACATCCCGATTCTCACTGTGCCGTATGCATGGGTCACGGTGCACCATGGGCCTGTGGAGAAGCCAAAGCAGCACACTGACAGATCATTGCTGCCTAGATGAGCAGTGCTGCCACTCTTATTCTAGCCAGCTGGCACTCAACGAAAACCCCCCCACCTACTGGGATGCCCACTTCTTCCCTGTCCTCATCGTACACCAGCCTGAGGGCTGTGGGAACTCCACAGAGATGCACCGCTACTACATCTGCCGGGGGTCCTGCTGTTTGGAGACCTCACTCTGA